CGGCACCCGCGACCGCGGTGACCGCTCAGAACGCGGACGCCATTCGCGCTGATATCGTCGTCGAAGGCGCGACCGGTGCCGTTACTCCCGGCGGTCAGCGCGTCCTCGAGGATCGCGGAATCACCGTCGTCCCGGATGTCCTGGCGACGGCCGGAACGATGGTCGCGGCCCACCTCGAGTGGGTCCAGAGCGTCGGTCGCGACCGGCTGGGTGACGCCCGCGTGAGCAACGAGTTCGGCTACGCGCTCACCGAGGCGGTCGACGACGTCCGAGACCGCCGCGAGCGGTGTAACCTGAGCTGGCGCGAGGCCGCCTACAGCGTCGGTATCTCCCGCGTCGCGGCCGCCCACGAGGTGGTTCGATGATCGGTCCGCTAGAGGAATCCAAAACGAATGCGCTCGACTGGCTCACGCAACTCAATCCGATGAACCCGAACGAAGACGGTACGACGAGCGGAACGCACAGCGACGACCCCCCATCCGACGGGGGAGAGAACACCGACGAAGAGCGGGCTCGTGGCGAGGGCAGCGACGGAGACGGGAGTCGGGGCGATTGGATAGCAGCCGAGTCCTCGACCTCACGAACCCTGCACGGCGTCGCTCACGGACAGGACGGGCCGTACGCGTGCGGCGAGGGCGGCATCTTCCTCCACCGGACGCCCGACGGGTGGCGGACGCTCCTCGAACGTGGGCCGGGCGTGTCGGACAACACGCTACGGTCGATCGCCACGACCGACGACGGCTGTCGGCTCTGGTTCGCCGGCGACAGCGGTGCGCTCGGGTTCTACGACGTAGCTGACGGCCATCTCAGCGATCATTCCGCACCCATGGAGAAGACGAGCACCTGGGAAGCGATCGCCGTCACCGGAAAGACGGGCGAGGAGCGGGTCCGCATCGCGAACGGATCCGGGGAGGTCCTCGACTGCACCGTCGAGGACGGCTGTCCCGTCTGGGGCGACGTGGTCAAACCCGGCGGCGGATCGACGATACCCGGCGTAACCGCCGGGCCGGACGGGTTCTACGCCGTCGACACCAGCGGCGGCGCGTACGTCGAACCACCGGAGGGCGGGTCGACGGATAGCGCATCGACGAACGCCGATTCGACGGACGGCTCGACGACCGACGAATCCGCCGACGACGACGCGGCGGATACCGAACCCAGCGGCGACGACGCTGCGAACGCGTGGGAACGGATCGGCGTCCGCAACGCACAGGTCGACTTCCAGGACATCTGGGCGGGCGAGGAGTCCGTCTTCATCGCCGGTGCAGACGGCATCGCCTACCGGTACAGCCCCGACTGCGAGAACTGGACCCCGCTCTACGTCGGCCAGGGGGCACTCCAGACGATTCGATCCGTCGGAGCCGACGCGGTCGCCGTCGCGACCGGCGGGAGAATCTACGAACGCAACGAGAGCGTCCGCTGGGCCGAACTCGAGACCCCCACCGAGAAATCGCTCCTGGACCTCGCGCTCGCCCGCTCGAGTGCCGACGTCGACAGCGGACTCGGGACCGTCCCCGTCGACGTCGCCGTCGGTGCCGGGGGAACGATCCTCGAGCGCGATCGGCGGGATCGTTCGAACACTGACGCCCAACGCACTGACTGAGTGCGATCGCTACGACGGAACCCTCTCGGGGGCGATCGGCGCAGCGTTCGCATCTGACCGCCGACCGAATCAGTCCGCGTTTTCGAGCAGATCGATCACGTTTTCGCGCCCGATCCGGAGTTTTTCGACCGCGTCGTCTTCGGCCATTCCCGAGAGGACCCGCGAGGTCTTCGACGCCGACCAGTCGAGTTCGTCGGCGATCGCGGCCTGGCGCATGCGACCGTCGTTTCGCTCGAGGAGCGTCCGAACGCGATCCTCGTCGGTCGCGAGGTCGGACGCCGGCGATGCGGGACTGCTCGCTGGCGTCCCCGCCGACTCGTCGCCGTCACGTTCCGCTCCGAGGCCGTCGTCAGTCCCGGTCGCGGCGGGGTCGGTCGCCCCGTCGGTCAGTACGGGGAGGCTCGAGCGCAACCGCCGACGGAAACCGCGTTGCGACGTGACGGACACGGCGATCGCGGCGATCGCAACGAGCAGGATACTGCCGCCGACCACGAGCGGCATCCGACCCCACGAGTTCGTTCCCTCGCGGTCGCTGTCGACGGCCGAGTCGGCCGGCTCGAAGCGGACCGTGGGACGGTGATCGGCGAAGCTTTCGGGCCCGGCCCAGACGACGGTCGTGCCGTCCCGCTCGTCCGGTGGCGGTGCCGTCGCCGTCGGCGTGTACCCGTTCGGCGGGGCGATCTGCAATCGGTCGTCGTCGTCGAGATAGAACCCACCCTCGAACACGTCACCAACGGCGACTTCGTCGCCGTCGACCGCCCCGAAGTTCGTCCACGTGAACGAGTACGTGACTCTTCCCCACTGTCTCGGCACCTCCTGAATGGACGTCTCCGCCCGAAACGACGACGCCGTCATGTTTCGATCGGTCGACTCCGCCGCGTTCGAGACGACGCCGGTCATCCGCCGTTCGAACTGCTCGACGTAGGTCTCTCGGTCGGCACGGAACTGCTCCTGGAAGGCCTCGTAGTCGTCCACTTCGGAGTCGTTGGCGAGGCGCGTCCGGACGGTCACCGACCAGTGAGCGGTGCCGTTCTCGTCCAGTGCGATTCGCGTCACCGTCGTATCGGCAGCTGGTGTCTCGGCTGCTGTGATCGCGGCCCCTTCGTCGATACCTGTCGGTTCAGATTGCCCGGTCGACGCCGTCGTCCCGAGCGGAACCGCCCCCAGCGTGAGTATCACTGCGAGGATCACGGCGGTGCGATCGAATGCTGTACTCACGGTTACCACTTATTTTCGAGAGGGGTTGTATAAGGATACTGTCTTGAACGTTGCAAACCGCCGCAAATCGCTGCAAACGACCGCGCGAACTGGATCCAACTCGCGCAATTCGGTAGGAGCCGATGCCACGATCGGTCCGGTTTATGTCTGATACGTTCCGAGGCGTGATCGGATGATACCCCGACGACTACTGATCGCCTTGCTGGCGATCGCGCTTTGTACGAGCGTCCTCGGCCCGGCGGTCGCCGCCGGGACGGTGGCGCAGGACGAGACGAACAGCGACGACACTACCGAAGACACCGTGACCGTGACGACCGGCGCACAGCTGTCGACGGTCGTCACCGCGACGAGCGACGAAGTTCGGACCGACTTCGAGAACACGGTGTTCGAGGAACGCATGGAGCAAGGTAACGATAGCGATCGCGCAACGGCGATCGCGGACCGTGCGGCGGTCCTCGAGAACCGGTCTGAAACTCTCCAGGCGGAGTACGAGGAAGCCACCGCGGCCTACGAGGCCGGCGACATCGACGAGTCGACGTACGCCCAGCGACTCGCGTCGCTGAACGCGCGTGCCCAGAGCGTCGTCTCGAGTTACGACGCGCTCGAGGACCGCCTCGAGTCGATCGACGAGGTCGACCGTCGCGCTGCTGGCGTGACGCCGTCCGAGCTCGCAGACGAGCGAGCGGCGGTGGCCGAGCTCACGAGCTCCGGAACCGACGCGCTGCTCCAGCAGTTCACGGGTGAAGCGCGCGGAAACGCGGAGGTCGAGGTCGATGGCGGCCTGTCGATCGAAGTCGAGAACGAGGACGGCGAACGGAGCCGTGAGTACGAGCGGCCCCGCGACGGGAACGGATCGCTGGTGCTCTCCCAGACGGAGGCGCTCACCGCAGCGACCGACGCCCTCTCCGACGTCGACGGAAACAGTAGCTGGAGCCTCGTCGAGGCCGAAACCGACGACGACGGCGTCTACGAGTTCGAGTTCGTTCTGACGGGAACCGAAACCGGCGAGGCCGAGGTCAGCGTCGACGGCGAAACGGGAACCGTCTTCGAACTCGAGGAAGAAATCGAGGCCCGAGGGGCGGAAGAAGACGAGGACGATGACGACGATGGTGACGAGCGGGAGGACGAAGAGGACGATAACGACGATAGTGACGAGCGGGAAGACGAAGAGGACGATGACGACGAGCGGTTGGTTATTCTGGTCGCGTCCGGATCGCCAGGACCCGGCGAAGAAGTGACGCTGCGGGTGCTCGCGGACGGACAGCCGGCAGCTAACGTGACGGTCACCGTCAACGACCAGACCGTCGGCGAGACGGACGGCGACGGCGAACTCACCGTCACCCTGCCACGCGAGGAGGCCGATATCAAGGCTGAACACGGTGAGGCGGAGGGCGAACGAGAGTTCGAATTCGACGACGATTCGGACGAGATGGACGACGACGCCGAATCGCAGTTCGACGCCGAGGCGACGATCGACAACGGAACCGTGACCGTCTCCGCGACGTTCAACGGGAGCTCAGTGTCGGGCGCAAACGTCATCGCAAACGACGAGTCGGTCGGTACGACCGGGGACGACGGCACGGTTTCGTTCGCCCTCCCCGCTGATGCGGACGAACTCGACATCGACGTGGTTCGGGGGGAACTCGAGACCGAGCTCGAGTTCGAGTTCGAAGCTGAAGACGAAGACGAGGACGAAACTGAAGACGAGGACGAAACTGAAGACGAGGACGAAACGGAAGACGACGATCGATGAATCGAGGATCGAACCGACCCCGACTCCGGCGGCTGGGTGCATACACGTCGCGGCTCTTCGCCGTCGTGCTGGTCGCGCTCCTCCTGACCGGAAGCGTCGTCGCAACGGCCGATAGCGCGAGTGCGATCGACGCTCACTCACAGGAGACGGACTCGGACTCGGCGTTCGTGGTCGCCCTCGAGGACGACGGCGACGCGACGGTGACCGTGGCCGTCACCTTCGACCTGACCGACGAGGCGGATCGAGCGGCCTTCCGGTCGCTCGAGGAGAACGAAACGGAACGACGGGAACTCGAGTCCCGCACTGAACGGCGATTGCAGACGGTCGTGGCCGATGTAGCCAACGAAACCGACCGCGAGATGGCGATCGAGAACACTGGCGTCTCCTTCGAGACGGACGAGGCGGCCGATCGCGGTGTCGTCTCCGTCTCGGCGACCTGGCGCGGGTTCGCAGCCACCGAAGACGGGCGGCTGACCGTCGCGGAACCGTTCACAAGCGGGTTCACGGCGGATCAGGCGGTCGTCCTCGAGCTGCCCGACGGATACGCGCTCGCGGAGTCGACGCCGGAGCCGTCGGAGCGTGTTGATGGGCACATCAGCTGGGATGCGACCACCTCTCTCGACGGGTTCGAGGCAGTCATCGCCCCGTCGGGTGGGGCGAACGACGGTGACTCTCAGCCCGGGTTCGGACTCGGTGCGGCAGTGATCGCGATCGCTGGCGGTGCGTGGTTACACTGCCGTCGGTGAAGGCGGTGCCCCGCACGGAAACCGAACCGTAGTAGCCCTGTTCGGTCCCCGCTGAACACGGCCCCCGATTTTCCGTTTATCGAGCGTCCTCGAGGTCCTCTAACGCGCCCGGATTTTCGATGCTGCTCATGTCGCCGAGATCCTCGCCGGTGTAGGTCGCCTGAATGGCCCGGCGGATGATCTTGCCCGACTGGGTCTTGGGGAACTCGTCGACGAACAGCACCTCGCGCGGGCGGAACGGTTTCCCGAGTTCCTCACCGACCTGTGCGCGCAGTTCCTCCCGGAGGTCGTCCGTTTCCTCGACCCCGTCCTCGAGGACGACGTAGGCGACGACGGCGGTCCCGGTGGTGTCGTCGGGCGCGCCGATGGCGGCGGCCTGGTTGACGGCCGCGTGGTCGATGAGCGCGCCTTCGACCTCCGCCGGCCCGACCTTGCGCCCGGCGACGTTGAGGGTGTCGTCGGCCCGCCCGTGGAGGAACCAGAAGCCGTCGTCGTCCTTCTGGGCCCAGTCGCCGTGATCCCACATGTCCTCGAACGTCGACCAGTACTCGTTCAGGTAGCGCTCGTCGCCCGACCAGAGGGATTTGGTCATCGAGGGACAGGAGTCGCGAGCGACGAGGTAGCCCCGTTCGTTGTCCTCTCTGACCGAGTTCCCCTCGCGGTCGACGACGTCGATGTCCATCCCGAGACCGGGGCCGCCGAGCGTGCAGGGCTTGAGCGGCTCGGTCGGCATCGGCATCAGGAAGCAGCCGCAGATCTCGGTGCCGCCGGAGATGTTGATGATGGGGGCGTCGCCGCCGCCGACGTTCTCGTGGAACCAGTGCCAGGACTCGGGGTCCCAGGGTTCGCCCGTGGAGCCGAGGATCCGCAGACTCGAGAGGTCGTGGCCCTCGAGCCAGTCGTCCCCGTGCTTCCGAAGGGCGCGGATCGCGGTCGGCGAGATGCCGAACTGCGTGAGCTTGTGGCGGTCGATCATCTCCCAGAAGCGGTCCGGGTCGGGGTGGTCGGGGGCGCCCTCGTACATGAAGACGGTGCCGCCGAAGGTGTGCGTGCCGATCAGGGACCACGGCCCCATCATCCAGCCGATGTCCGAGACCCAGAAGAACCGGTCGGCGGGTTTGAGGTCCATGCCGAAGTAGACCTCTTTCGGACACTGGACCTGGACGCCCGCGTGGGTGTGGACGATCCCCTTCGGCTTGCCCGTCGTCCCCGAGGAGTAGAGGAGCATCGACTCCTGACTCGAGTCGAGCGACTTCGTCTCGTAGTCGTCGTCCGCCTCCGCGACGGCGTCGTCCCACCACTCGTCGCGGGCGTCGGTCCACGGGATTTCGCGTTCGCTGGTTTTACTGCTCGAGCCCAGTCGGTCGAAGACGATCGTGTGTTCGACGTGGCCGGCCTCCGCGATCGCCTCGTCGGCCGCCGATTTGAGGAAGACCGGATCGCCGCGGCGATAGAAGCCGTCGCCCGTGAACAATACGGAACACTCCGAGTCCGCGATCCGAGTCGCGGCCGCGTCCACGCCGAAGCCGGAGAAGATCGGGACCGCGATCGCGCCCACTTTGAAACAGCCGTAGAGGATCGAGACGACCTCCGGCACCATCGGCATGTAGAGCCCGACCGTGTCACCGGTCTCGACGCCGCGCTCCTCGAGCGCGTTCGCGACCTGATTCGCCTGCCGGTGGAGTTCGTGGTAGGTCACCTCCCGGACGTCGCCGTCCTCGCCCTCCCAGATGGTCGCGACTTTGTTCCGGCGCTCCTCGTCGACTTCGGCGTGGCGATCGACGACGTTGTGAGCGATGTTGAGTTCGCCGCCGGGGTACCAGTCGGAGAACTGCGGCCCGTCGCTGTCGTCCCGGATCTCGTCGTACTCCTCGTAGAACTCGATCCCGAGGTAGTCGACGAGTTCGTCCCAGAACCAGTCGACGCCGCTGTCGGGCTCGCCCTCGAGGTCCGTCGTCGTCCGCTCGATCAGTTCCTCGTAATCGTCGATCCCGTACGTCTGCATGAAGTCGTAGACGTTCGTCGACTCGACGAACTCCTGACTGGGCTCGTGGACGATCTCGTCGATGTCCTCGAGACTGGGGCTTGTGTTTCCGGGCATAGTCACTCGTAGGTTAGACTCATGCCCCCATCAAACAACAGGTCGCCGCCGTCGAGGTGTCGGCCCAGATCCGAGAAGCCGAGCAGGAAGAGGTTGGCGACGTCGATCGGTTCCATCATCTCCGTGACGCGGGACTGGCCGAGCATGACGTCCTCGATCACCTCGTCGACGCTGATCCCGCGCTGTTCGGCGGTGTCCTCGAGTTGAGCCGTCACCAGCGGCGTCTTTACGTAGCCGGTACTGACCGAGAAGGCGCGGATCTTCCCCTCGCCTTCGGCGGCGATCGACTGCGTGAGACCGCGCAGGCCGAACTTCGAGACGTTGTACGCGACCTTGTCGCTGGTGACGTAGTGGCCGTGAACCGAGCACATGTTGCCGACGCAGCCCTCGCCGTCCTTAGTCTCCCGAAAGTGGGGAATACAGAGCTTCGAGAGATAGAGCGGCGCACGGAGCATGACGTCGTGCATTCGATCGTAGGCCTCCATCGGAAACTCGTCGATCGGATCGATGTGTTGCATCCCCGCGACGTTCGCGAGATACGCGAGGTCGCCGAGCCGAGCGGCATCGTCGACGATCCGCTCGAGGTCTTCGTCGTCTGTGAGATCGCCGGGAATCGATTCGATCGTCCCCTCGAGGTCGAGCTCTTCGCGGCGGTCGATCGTTCCCTCGAGGCCCTCGTCGTCGATATCGGTCGCCGCGACGGTAAGCCCGTTTCCGGCGGCGGCCAGCGCGGTCGCCCGACCGATACCCGAGGCCGCACCCGTTACGAGACAGACGTTCCGGCCCGTAAACCCCTCGTCGGGTATCGTGTGTATATTTTCGCGGGTCACCGTCGGTGGCGTCACTTGATTCTGAGACATTCTACACGGCTAGTAGGTAGCAATGCACGTGCTAAAACGTCGCCATTAACATATCAACGGCGTCGTATCGGGCGGTTGTCAGCGGGAATGTCGTCGACGACTGTCGATGATGTCGTATCGAACGAACGTTCGCAAGTCGAGTTCTAGAGTGCTTAATTGACTATTTATTTAACGTTTGGACTAGGATATAATCAATGGCTTCCGCATTCTAACGTGAATTCCAGTTTATAATAGCAACTATTAAGACCTTGTATGTCAGTCTCTCTCTCCCTAGCGATGATCGACCTCGATATCGACATGCGGCAGTACGATTGTCCGTTCATCGATACGACCGACGACGTCGACATCGCGTTCTCGGCCGTCCAGTGGCAACTCGACACCGACGCGGAGAAACTCGAGACGCGTCTCATCGCCAAGACGGAGTCGAGGGGCGCACTCGAGGACGGCCTTCGAGCGCTTCGGGAGCACCCGAACATGACGAACTGTTATATCCTCTCGAAGCGGGATACCACGGCGGAGATCGGCACGAAGATCGAGCAGACGAACGCTATGCGGACGATTCAGAACAACGGCGGCTACATCACCGGCCCCTTCCAGATCGAGAACGGACGAGAACGGTGGCACGTCGGCTTCGACGCGGACGAAGACGAGGATCGAGCGCTCGCGGCGCTCGAGCGACACAACGATTTCAGCGTCCAGGACCGCGACCAGTTCGGCCCGTCGACGCTGTTCGACCTGCTCGAGAATTCCGAGAGCGCGATGCAGTTGCTCGAGGGCTGTCGAGCGCTGACCGACACCGAACGCGAAACGTTCAAAGTCGCGTCTCGGAACGGCTATTACGAGACGCCGCGGGAGACGACGCTCGACGAACTCGCGGACCACTTCGATATCTCGAAGACGGCCGTCTCGATGAATCTCCGCCGGAGCGAGCGAAAGGTGCTCGAGGGAGTACTCGGCGCGATCGAGCGGATGGACGACGACCAGCTCTGAGAACTGCGGTCGGAACGACTGGTCGACGTACTTGGCTTCGAATCGTTGTACGATAGCGGCGCGTGTAGTTGGCGAGCGGTGTGAAGCCACTGCCCTCGCGGGGCGGCCACCGAACAGCGGCGATACGTGCCCCTGTGCGATCGATATATCGGCGGACAGGAACTGCGAGTACCCCTACCCGCTGTCCGCCTTCCTACCGAATCGGTTGGGTGTCGGGATAATACGCTTTGTGGATCAGTTCGATTTATCGACACGACTGCTGTGGTGTCGGACCGAGCACCCGAGCGGCGATACCGTCGGATACGGAATGCATCGCCGGAGAAAATCGCGACGACGACCGGATTACTCGCCGCCGCCCTGCATGAGCATCTGGATCTCCTCGTCCGAGGAGAGCGCCTTGGGATCGCCGCTTTCAACGATCTCGCCGCGTTCGATCACGTACATTCGGTCGACGATCTCCGGAACGTGGCTCGCGTTCGACTCGGCGATCAGCACCGAGATATCTCGGTCGATGATCTCGTGAATGTAGGACTTGACGTTCTCGACGACGACTGGGGCCAGTCCCTCGAGCGGTTCGTCGAGGATAAGCAAATCGGGCTGGAGCGCGAGCGCCCGCCCGATCGCGGTCATCTTCCCCTGCCCGCCGCTCAGGTTCTGTACTTCGGCGTCGCGTCGATCCTCGAGCTCGTCGAAGAGGTCGAAGATGTCCTCGACGAGGGCGTCCTCGTCCTCGACGCCGCGTGCCTCGCCGGCGGTCCAGATCGGGAGCCGGAAGTTCTCCTCGACGGTCATTCCGGTGAAGAGGTCGCGACTCTCCGGCTGGTACCCGATCCCCCGCTTGGGGATCAGTTCGGGCCGCATGTCGAGCAACTCCTCGCCGCGCAGCCGGATCGAGCCGTTCGCGACCGGCGTGAGCCCCATGATCGATCGGAACGTCGAGGTCTTGCCGGCACCGTTGCGACCGACGAGCGCGACGGCCTCGCCCTCCTTGACCTCGAGGTCGAGGCCGTGCGTAACCTCGAACCCCTCGACGGTCGCCGAGAGGTTCGATACCTCGAGTAGCGGGCTCGACGGATCGTACCCGTCGTTAGAACCGGGAGCGCTCATTCGTCCACCCCCAGCAGCACCCGCCGGAGTTCCGAGTCGGTCTCGAGTAGGGAGGGATCGCCCTCCCGGAAGACGCGCCCCTCGTGGAGGACCACGAGGCGGTCCGCGTACTCCTTGACGAGGTCCATGTCGTGTTCGATCGTCACCGTCGTCACGCCGTCGGCCTCGCTGGCCTCGACGACCGTCTCGATGACGTACTCCTTCTCTCGCGTCGCGACGCCGGCAGTGGGTTCGTCGAGCAACAGATAGGTCGGGTCGAGGCCGAACGACATGGCCACGTCGAGCAGTTTCCGATCGCCGTGGGGCAGCGTCTCGGCCACCTCGTGTTGCACGTCCTCGAGACGGAACTGCGCGAGCAGCTCGTCGATTTCGCGCTCGACGTCCTCGTGGCCGTCGTCGACCGAGCCCATGCTCAGCGTCTTGCCGTGTTTCGAGAGAACGGCGATGCGAACGTTCTCGCGAACGGTCATCTCTTCGAAGACGTGGACGATCTGGAAGCTCCGAACGAGCCCTTCTCCGACCCGGTCCTCGGGAGCCATCTCCGTGATGTCTTCCTCGACAGTGTCGCCGTTTTCCTCCCTGTGAACGACGACCGACCCCTGATCGGGCTCGAGCAGCCCGGTCAGCAGGTTGATCAGCGTCGTCTTGCCGGCCCCGTTCGGGCCGACGATGAACACCATCTCGCCGTCTGTCTCGCCGAAGGTCAGCGAGACGTCGTCCGTGGCGCGCAGTTCTCCGAACTCCTTGCGAAGATCTCGTGCTTCGAGCATATCAGTTGACCCCGAATACGATGATTCGGACGGTAGTTACGGCGCGAGACACGCCCCGACGGAGCGACGAACCGATCGTCGCGAGGTCCTCCCGAAGCAGGCCGGGGTCGCGACGGCGTCGCGACAGTCCCGTGCCGATCTTCGGGATCGATCCCAGGATTCCTTCCGGCAGGAAGAGCACCACTGCGAGCAGCGTCAGGCCGGTCAAGGCGTTGTAATACTCGATGTAGAACGGTGCCTGGACCAGCAGGTAGACGAGTACGACGCCGCCGATTACGGGGCCGACGAGCGTGCCGAACCCGCCGAGGATCGCCATGAAGAGGATCTCGCCCGACACGAACGCGTACAGGGTCGCCTCTGGGCTGACGTGCAACTGCAGGAGGGCGAAGAGCCCCCCGGCGAGTCCGCCGTAGATACCCGAGATCACGAACGCGACCCAGACGTACTTTTCGACCGGGATGCCGACGAACCTCGCTCGCGTCCGGTTCTGCCCGATGGCGTCTAACGCCCTGCCGAACGGCGAGTTGACGAGTTTCCACATCACCAGCAGCGAGACGATGAGCACGACGACCGTAAAGTAATACAGGACCAGCTCGTACCCCGTCGAGCTCAGTTGAAGGCCGAACAGCGCGGGCGGGTTCAGCCCGTCGGGGCGGACGTTGAGCCCGTCACTGTAGTTGAAGTAGCCGCTCTGCAGGACGAACGCGTACAGCACCTGGTTGAACGCGAGCGTCAGCAGTGCGAAGTAGATGTCGAGGTAGCTGGCGACGAAGTAGCCGATCAGCACCGAAATCGTCGTCGCCGCGAGGACGCCTCCCAGCAGCAAGAGGAGGCCGCTCGAGACGTCGAACTGAGACGCTAATACGGCGGCGGCGTAGGCCCCGACGCCGAAGAACGCCGCGTGACCGAACGAGACGAGTTCGGTGTGGCGCAAGAGGAGGTTCAACCCGACCGCCGCGAGCCCGAACAGGATCCCGCGGTGGATCGCGGTGAACGAGAGCGGGGTGAACCGCGTGATGTCGGGGACGATCAAGAGGGCGACGAATCCGACGGCAGCGAGGACCGCCTGGCTCTTCGTCAGTTCCATCCCCTCCGCGAGACGAACGTGCGTTTCGCCGTCGCGGTCGACGAGGAAGCGACTCATTGGATCTCACCCCACGCCCCGTAGAGCCCCTCCGGTTTGAGCAGCAAGACGAGCACCATCAGGAGGAACGGAACGGCCAGCTCGAGCTGCGGATAGTACGGCGTCACGACGCGACTGGAGACGCCGACCAGAATCGAGCCGACGAACGCACCGTTCAGGCTGCCGAGCCCGCCGATGACGATCACGACGAACGAAAGCACCAGCCAGTCGAGTCCCATTCCGAGGGAGGCCGAGCCGGGTCCGATGCTGACCATCGCACCGCCGAAGCCGGCGAAGAACGCGCCGATGGCGAACACGAGGGTGAACATGCGGTCCGTACTGATGCCGATCGCGGTCGACATCTCCCGGTTGATCGCCGTCGCTCGCACGATTCGACCGGTCTTCGTCCGATCGAAGAACCAGACGAGCCAGGCGAACACTGCGACGCCGATCAAAATGACGAAGACGTTGTACGAGGGATAGTTGATGCCGACGAGCTCCGTCGTCGGAATCTCGTTGATGCCGCCGAAGACCCCCAGGTCGACCGGCGACGGCCCCCAGACGAACTTCATGACGTCGGTGAGGACCAGCAGCAGTCCGTACGTCAGCAGGAGCTGATAGACCTCGTCCCGGTCGTAGATCGGCCTGATGAACGCCGCCTCGAGCGCGCCGCCGACCGGCAGCAACACGGCGGCGGTCGCGAGCGAGCCGGCGAGGACGACGAGGCCGAAGACGATCGCCGTCACTGGGCCGGTCGGCGCCGCGACTTGTCCCGCGATGAAGCCGATGACGCTGAACGCGCTGAACGCGCCCAGCGCGTACAACTCGCCGTGGGCGAGGTTAAGGATCCCGAGCACGCCGAAGATGATCGTCATCCCCGACGCGATCATGAACAGGATCGAGCCGTAGTACAGCCCGTTGAGTACGTGTTCGAGCATAATTATTGAATACCGTCTCGCACGTCACTCACCAGCTTCCGATCCAATCGCTCGAGATCTCGCCCGGCGGCGGCGACACGTTCTTGGCGGCGAAGACGTTCACGTCCTGAAGCGCTGCGGCATCGTGCTCGTCCGACCAGGTCAGTTCACCGAAGTGAGCGTTGGAGTAGCCCTGGTGGTCCGACCCCATCGTGTGGTAGCCGGCCGGCGTGAAGAAGCCGTGATTCTCGAGGACCATTGCGAGTTCCTCCTGCTCGGGCCAGCGACCGAGGAGGCTGACTGCTTTCTCGGCTGCCGTCGCCCACGCCGTCACCGCGCCGTAGCCGCTCATGAAGTGGGCCGTCGGCACGACCCCGTACTCGCTCTGTACCTCGTCGACCAAGTCGGCGGCCGGGCTCCATCGGTCGGTCGAGGGCTCGCCCCAGTAGAAGTTCCGCGATCCCGAGTAGATCGGACCGTCGACGAGATCCTCCTCCATATCGTTGGCCGAGCCGTACAGGACCGTCCCGACCAGTAGTTCGGTGTTGTCGAACATGTCGTTGGCGTGGCCCTGCTCGAGCAACAGCGTCGCGTCACCGCCCCAGCAACTCGAGAAGACGACGTCGGGCTCCTCCCCGTTGATCTCGGTGATGTGGGTGGACATGTCGCTGGTACCCAGGTCCGGGAACCCGCTATACACCTGCTCTGCCCCCGTGAGCTTCTCGATCCCTTGCGAGAACAGATTCATCTCGTCCTGTCCGAACGCGTAGTTGGGGTTGATTCCCGCGTA
This portion of the Natrinema salinisoli genome encodes:
- a CDS encoding ABC transporter ATP-binding protein, which translates into the protein MLEARDLRKEFGELRATDDVSLTFGETDGEMVFIVGPNGAGKTTLINLLTGLLEPDQGSVVVHREENGDTVEEDITEMAPEDRVGEGLVRSFQIVHVFEEMTVRENVRIAVLSKHGKTLSMGSVDDGHEDVEREIDELLAQFRLEDVQHEVAETLPHGDRKLLDVAMSFGLDPTYLLLDEPTAGVATREKEYVIETVVEASEADGVTTVTIEHDMDLVKEYADRLVVLHEGRVFREGDPSLLETDSELRRVLLGVDE
- a CDS encoding branched-chain amino acid ABC transporter permease, giving the protein MLEHVLNGLYYGSILFMIASGMTIIFGVLGILNLAHGELYALGAFSAFSVIGFIAGQVAAPTGPVTAIVFGLVVLAGSLATAAVLLPVGGALEAAFIRPIYDRDEVYQLLLTYGLLLVLTDVMKFVWGPSPVDLGVFGGINEIPTTELVGINYPSYNVFVILIGVAVFAWLVWFFDRTKTGRIVRATAINREMSTAIGISTDRMFTLVFAIGAFFAGFGGAMVSIGPGSASLGMGLDWLVLSFVVIVIGGLGSLNGAFVGSILVGVSSRVVTPYYPQLELAVPFLLMVLVLLLKPEGLYGAWGEIQ
- a CDS encoding SDR family NAD(P)-dependent oxidoreductase codes for the protein MSQNQVTPPTVTRENIHTIPDEGFTGRNVCLVTGAASGIGRATALAAAGNGLTVAATDIDDEGLEGTIDRREELDLEGTIESIPGDLTDDEDLERIVDDAARLGDLAYLANVAGMQHIDPIDEFPMEAYDRMHDVMLRAPLYLSKLCIPHFRETKDGEGCVGNMCSVHGHYVTSDKVAYNVSKFGLRGLTQSIAAEGEGKIRAFSVSTGYVKTPLVTAQLEDTAEQRGISVDEVIEDVMLGQSRVTEMMEPIDVANLFLLGFSDLGRHLDGGDLLFDGGMSLTYE
- a CDS encoding branched-chain amino acid ABC transporter permease, which gives rise to MSRFLVDRDGETHVRLAEGMELTKSQAVLAAVGFVALLIVPDITRFTPLSFTAIHRGILFGLAAVGLNLLLRHTELVSFGHAAFFGVGAYAAAVLASQFDVSSGLLLLLGGVLAATTISVLIGYFVASYLDIYFALLTLAFNQVLYAFVLQSGYFNYSDGLNVRPDGLNPPALFGLQLSSTGYELVLYYFTVVVLIVSLLVMWKLVNSPFGRALDAIGQNRTRARFVGIPVEKYVWVAFVISGIYGGLAGGLFALLQLHVSPEATLYAFVSGEILFMAILGGFGTLVGPVIGGVVLVYLLVQAPFYIEYYNALTGLTLLAVVLFLPEGILGSIPKIGTGLSRRRRDPGLLREDLATIGSSLRRGVSRAVTTVRIIVFGVN
- a CDS encoding helix-turn-helix domain-containing protein; translated protein: MIDLDIDMRQYDCPFIDTTDDVDIAFSAVQWQLDTDAEKLETRLIAKTESRGALEDGLRALREHPNMTNCYILSKRDTTAEIGTKIEQTNAMRTIQNNGGYITGPFQIENGRERWHVGFDADEDEDRALAALERHNDFSVQDRDQFGPSTLFDLLENSESAMQLLEGCRALTDTERETFKVASRNGYYETPRETTLDELADHFDISKTAVSMNLRRSERKVLEGVLGAIERMDDDQL
- a CDS encoding ABC transporter ATP-binding protein; translated protein: MSAPGSNDGYDPSSPLLEVSNLSATVEGFEVTHGLDLEVKEGEAVALVGRNGAGKTSTFRSIMGLTPVANGSIRLRGEELLDMRPELIPKRGIGYQPESRDLFTGMTVEENFRLPIWTAGEARGVEDEDALVEDIFDLFDELEDRRDAEVQNLSGGQGKMTAIGRALALQPDLLILDEPLEGLAPVVVENVKSYIHEIIDRDISVLIAESNASHVPEIVDRMYVIERGEIVESGDPKALSSDEEIQMLMQGGGE